In the genome of Pseudomonas bubulae, one region contains:
- a CDS encoding ABC transporter permease, giving the protein MTTAVLPNAPTGYSESVWTALLRNPSALIGATMLALVLTLALLAGTLYPGDPLDMVAMPMLWPGDDPGYFLGSDSLGRDVAAGIAHGARGSLLIAASATLISVLIGGLVGALAGYHGGKLGDVLMRLCEVFQTVPSFLLVIVIVAIGNPTLGVIALAIGISSWPTVARLVRAEFRTLREADFVTAARSLGFGNSAIILREILPNALAPLVVTTSILIAQAILVEAGLAFLGMSDPNQASWGAMLGSGREQIASGWYLTALPGLAIIFVVLALNLLGDGLNDALNPRLRRYIP; this is encoded by the coding sequence ATGACCACTGCCGTACTGCCAAACGCTCCGACCGGCTACAGCGAAAGCGTCTGGACGGCCCTGTTGCGCAATCCCTCGGCGCTGATTGGCGCGACCATGCTGGCACTGGTGCTGACCCTGGCACTGCTGGCGGGCACGCTCTACCCCGGTGATCCGCTGGATATGGTCGCCATGCCGATGCTGTGGCCCGGCGACGATCCGGGCTACTTTCTGGGCAGCGACTCACTGGGCCGCGACGTAGCTGCCGGGATCGCCCACGGGGCCCGCGGGTCTTTACTGATTGCCGCCAGCGCCACCCTGATCAGCGTACTGATCGGCGGGCTGGTCGGGGCTCTGGCCGGCTACCACGGCGGCAAGCTGGGGGATGTGCTGATGCGCCTCTGCGAAGTGTTCCAGACCGTGCCGTCTTTTTTGCTGGTGATCGTGATCGTGGCCATCGGCAACCCGACGCTGGGGGTTATCGCGCTGGCGATCGGTATCTCCTCATGGCCCACGGTGGCACGCCTGGTACGCGCCGAGTTCCGTACCCTGCGTGAAGCCGACTTTGTCACTGCCGCGCGCAGCCTGGGCTTCGGCAACAGCGCGATTATCCTGCGCGAAATCCTGCCCAACGCCCTCGCGCCGCTGGTGGTCACCACCTCGATCCTGATCGCCCAGGCGATTCTGGTGGAAGCCGGGCTCGCCTTTCTGGGGATGAGCGACCCGAATCAGGCCAGTTGGGGCGCCATGCTCGGCAGTGGCCGCGAGCAGATCGCCAGCGGCTGGTACCTCACCGCCCTGCCGGGGCTGGCAATCATCTTCGTGGTGCTGGCCCTCAACCTTCTGGGCGACGGTCTCAATGACGCCCTCAACCCTCGCCTGCGACGGTATATCCCATGA